A genomic window from Candidatus Andeanibacterium colombiense includes:
- a CDS encoding DNA polymerase III subunit delta' — protein MIHSGHEEPWRAWRAALAGPRMHHGWLLAGKRGIGKFDFALAAARELVAESGIPQPAGDHPDILILTHQPKDEKEEKKRDEGKQFEVRRNITVNQIREMQHRLTTRPTLGSRRVVIVYPADDLEKNGANALLKSLEEPPVGTFFLLIAHRPGRLLPTIRSRCRILRFADAPDSEIEAVLAREAPQLNAEARALAIGAANGSPGAALEFVAQDLAPLAALMRRIVTDGDEEFDLRGTLADAIGARPSRERQLSAIELARNVVGREMRNVTRPRLPGIIEAYSALGRLAAQAPTYNFDPGLLAMEIGSLLASAAMNREAA, from the coding sequence ATGATCCATTCTGGCCACGAAGAGCCCTGGCGGGCGTGGCGGGCGGCACTGGCCGGGCCGCGGATGCATCACGGCTGGCTGCTGGCGGGCAAGCGCGGGATCGGAAAGTTCGATTTCGCCCTCGCTGCGGCGCGCGAGCTGGTCGCCGAATCGGGCATCCCGCAACCGGCGGGCGATCATCCGGACATATTGATCCTCACCCATCAGCCAAAGGACGAGAAAGAGGAAAAGAAGCGCGACGAGGGCAAGCAGTTCGAAGTCCGCCGCAACATCACGGTCAATCAGATCCGCGAGATGCAGCATCGGCTTACCACGCGCCCGACGCTCGGCAGTCGCCGGGTCGTGATCGTCTATCCCGCCGACGATCTTGAGAAGAACGGCGCCAATGCGCTGCTCAAGAGCCTTGAGGAACCGCCGGTCGGGACATTCTTCCTGCTTATCGCGCATCGACCCGGGCGGCTCCTGCCGACGATCCGTTCGCGCTGCCGGATCCTGCGTTTCGCCGATGCGCCGGACAGCGAAATCGAGGCGGTGCTCGCTCGCGAAGCGCCGCAGCTGAATGCCGAAGCTCGCGCACTCGCGATCGGTGCCGCCAACGGGTCGCCCGGCGCGGCGCTGGAATTTGTCGCGCAGGATCTGGCGCCGCTCGCCGCGCTGATGCGGCGGATCGTGACCGACGGCGACGAAGAGTTCGATCTGCGCGGAACGCTGGCCGATGCGATCGGCGCCCGGCCTTCGCGCGAACGCCAACTCTCCGCGATCGAACTTGCGCGCAATGTGGTCGGGCGCGAGATGCGCAATGTCACCCGCCCGCGTCTGCCCGGCATCATCGAAGCCTATAGCGCGCTCGGCCGGCTCGCCGCGCAGGCCCCGACCTACAATTTCGATCCCGGCCTGCTGGCGATGGAAATCGGCAGCTTGCTCGCATCCGCGGCAATGAATAGGGAAGCGGCCTGA
- a CDS encoding D-alanyl-D-alanine carboxypeptidase, with product MLTLPAGLHADAAAPSDSAAPVALLIDLSSGQTLHARDIDRRFLPASVTKVMTTYVAFEMLAKGRLKPETQYVVSDRLAREWSGKGSSLFLKAGERVSIDTLLHGITTVSANDGAMLLAEGTAGSAGKWTALMNRAAGDLGMHDSHFGTPNGWPDEGATYTTARDLATLARALITRHPDLYRRYFGKRSFGHDGIGQDNHDPITGVVPGADGIKTGFTREAGYNFLGSAQRGGQRLVMVVAGVDSDELRARISRDYLEWGFGAFEPKVIFAKGSPMGKALVQDGATGSVKLRAGADIVADLPKMVKPQVTLRMHYRGPLRAPIKAGQPVAALEIRIAGFAPYEVPLEAAENIPRANILQRIRNGVLGWLS from the coding sequence ATGCTCACCCTCCCGGCCGGCCTGCATGCGGACGCTGCAGCGCCTTCCGACAGCGCGGCCCCGGTCGCATTGCTGATCGACCTGAGTTCGGGCCAGACGCTCCACGCGCGGGACATCGACCGGCGCTTCCTCCCCGCCTCGGTCACCAAGGTGATGACCACCTATGTGGCGTTCGAGATGCTCGCCAAGGGGCGGCTCAAGCCCGAAACCCAATATGTCGTGAGCGACCGGCTGGCGCGCGAGTGGTCGGGCAAGGGCTCGAGCCTGTTCCTCAAGGCCGGCGAGCGCGTCAGCATCGATACGCTGCTGCATGGAATCACCACCGTCTCGGCCAATGACGGGGCGATGCTGCTGGCGGAAGGCACCGCCGGTTCGGCCGGCAAATGGACCGCGCTGATGAACCGCGCCGCCGGCGACCTTGGCATGCACGATAGCCATTTCGGCACACCCAACGGCTGGCCCGACGAGGGAGCGACCTATACCACCGCGCGCGATCTCGCGACGTTGGCAAGGGCGCTGATCACCCGCCATCCCGATCTCTACCGCCGCTATTTCGGCAAGCGATCGTTCGGCCATGACGGGATCGGGCAGGACAACCACGATCCGATCACCGGGGTCGTACCCGGCGCGGACGGGATCAAGACCGGCTTCACCCGCGAGGCCGGTTACAATTTCCTCGGCAGCGCGCAGCGCGGCGGGCAGCGGCTGGTCATGGTGGTCGCGGGTGTCGACAGCGACGAGTTGCGCGCCCGGATCTCGCGCGACTACCTCGAATGGGGCTTCGGCGCATTCGAGCCGAAGGTGATTTTCGCCAAGGGATCGCCGATGGGCAAAGCGCTGGTGCAGGACGGCGCGACAGGCTCGGTGAAACTGCGCGCGGGGGCCGATATCGTCGCCGATCTGCCCAAAATGGTAAAACCTCAAGTAACCTTGAGAATGCACTATCGCGGGCCCCTGAGAGCCCCGATCAAGGCCGGGCAACCGGTCGCCGCGCTTGAAATCCGCATCGCCGGCTTCGCCCCCTACGAGGTTCCGCTCGAAGCGGCTGAAAATATCCCGCGGGCCAATATCCTGCAGCGGATACGCAACGGCGTGCTAGGCTGGCTCTCGTGA
- the tmk gene encoding dTMP kinase produces MNRGKFIALEGGEGAGKSTQARLLAEALERHGIDAMRTREPGGTVGAEAIRTLLLHPPHEGWNPRAEALLFAAARADHVEKLIRPALAEGKWVICDRFIDSTRAYQGGGGGLSDEDILALHRLGSEDLFPDLTVLIEVLPETAQERLAARDTDGSDAIGGRDADYHARVSAAFARFAEAEPQRFVRIDGEGDPDEIHARIAAAVRPLLEDAA; encoded by the coding sequence GTGAACAGGGGCAAATTCATCGCGCTGGAAGGCGGAGAGGGGGCGGGCAAGTCGACCCAGGCCCGGCTGCTCGCCGAAGCGCTGGAACGGCACGGGATCGACGCCATGCGCACCCGCGAACCCGGCGGCACCGTCGGCGCCGAGGCGATCCGTACGCTGCTGCTGCATCCGCCGCATGAAGGCTGGAACCCGCGGGCCGAGGCCCTGCTGTTCGCCGCGGCCCGCGCGGACCATGTCGAGAAACTGATCCGTCCCGCGCTCGCCGAAGGCAAATGGGTGATCTGCGACCGCTTCATCGATTCGACCCGCGCCTACCAGGGCGGCGGCGGGGGATTGTCCGACGAGGATATTCTCGCGCTCCATCGGCTCGGCAGCGAAGATCTGTTTCCCGATCTGACCGTGCTGATCGAAGTTTTGCCCGAGACCGCGCAGGAACGCCTGGCGGCGCGCGACACCGACGGTTCCGACGCGATCGGCGGGCGCGACGCGGATTATCATGCGCGCGTATCGGCTGCCTTCGCCCGCTTTGCCGAGGCCGAGCCGCAGCGCTTCGTCCGGATCGACGGGGAAGGTGATCCGGACGAAATCCATGCCCGCATCGCGGCCGCGGTCCGGCCGCTGCTGGAAGATGCCGCATGA
- a CDS encoding MBL fold metallo-hydrolase, with protein MKLIVLGSGTSTGVPRIGNDWGDCDPLEPKNRRTRVSIVVQSDEGCRLLVDTSTDLRQQLLANNIDRVDGVFWTHDHADHCHGIDDLRVMRYGRNAALPGFASQETVHRLRRRFDYVFAGQHGYPTIVEIEVLTRRIHSGFGLGWCQMPHGHTESTAYRFDADGKSIGYATDFSAITDELVELFDGIDILVCDCLRREPHPTHAHLGMALELAERCRASKTVLTHLDKSLDYLTLQTEVPPGVLVGYDGLELVA; from the coding sequence ATGAAACTGATCGTGCTTGGCTCCGGAACGTCCACCGGCGTACCGCGGATCGGCAACGACTGGGGCGATTGCGATCCGCTCGAGCCGAAGAACCGGCGTACGCGCGTGTCGATCGTGGTCCAGAGCGACGAAGGCTGCCGGTTGCTGGTCGATACCTCGACCGATCTCAGGCAGCAATTGCTGGCCAACAATATCGACCGGGTCGACGGCGTGTTCTGGACCCACGACCATGCGGATCACTGCCACGGCATCGATGACCTGCGGGTTATGCGCTATGGCCGCAATGCCGCGCTGCCCGGGTTCGCTTCGCAGGAAACCGTTCACCGGCTGCGGCGACGCTTCGATTATGTATTCGCCGGACAGCATGGCTATCCGACGATCGTCGAGATCGAAGTGCTCACCCGCCGAATCCATTCCGGCTTCGGCCTCGGCTGGTGCCAGATGCCGCACGGCCATACCGAAAGCACCGCCTATCGCTTCGACGCGGATGGCAAGTCGATCGGCTATGCGACCGACTTCAGCGCGATCACCGACGAGCTGGTCGAACTGTTCGACGGGATCGACATACTGGTGTGCGACTGCCTGCGCCGCGAACCGCATCCGACCCATGCGCATCTCGGCATGGCGCTGGAGCTGGCCGAGCGCTGCCGTGCCAGCAAGACGGTGCTGACTCATCTCGACAAGAGCCTCGATTACCTGACGCTGCAGACCGAAGTGCCGCCGGGCGTGCTGGTCGGCTATGACGGGCTGGAGCTCGTCGCGTGA
- the metG gene encoding methionine--tRNA ligase has protein sequence MANPYYLTTAISYPNGPPHIGHAYEAISADVMARFQRLRGREVRFQTGTDEHGLKMAQKARDLGTTPRALADEISSLFKDMCNRLDVSYDRFIRTSEEAHHDASQALWKAMEANGDLYLDRYEGWYSVRDEAYYDESELSEGPNGNGGDQKLSPQGTPVEWTVEESWFFRLSAYQDRLLELYRSNPGFIEPESRRNEVLRFVEGGLRDLSVSRTSFDWGVKVPGAEDHVMYVWVDALTNYLTGLGYPEKTPEMAKFWPADLHLIGKDIVRFHAVYWPAFLWSAGLELPKQVYGHGFLLNRGQKESKSLGNVTDPLELAERYGVDVLRYFFLREVTFGSDGSWSQEAIVLRANSELANSFGNLGQRVMSFIAKNCDGGFTALAPVEAVDQELRARVSAACTKELPEAFEKLAFTAGLEAWMQAVYACNAYVDEQAPWALRKTDPERMRRVLATLCGCIRDLAVAVSPVTPSASTKILDALCIPADKRDFAALAEDPALHAIRVENPAPVFPRLELPAEEPA, from the coding sequence ATGGCCAACCCTTATTACCTGACCACCGCGATTTCCTACCCCAATGGTCCGCCGCATATCGGCCATGCCTATGAGGCGATCTCGGCCGACGTGATGGCACGCTTCCAGCGCCTGCGCGGGCGCGAAGTGCGCTTCCAGACCGGAACCGACGAACACGGCTTGAAAATGGCCCAGAAGGCGCGCGACCTCGGCACGACGCCGCGCGCGCTTGCCGATGAAATTTCCTCATTGTTCAAGGATATGTGCAACAGACTTGATGTCTCGTATGATCGCTTTATCCGCACCAGCGAAGAGGCGCATCACGATGCTAGCCAAGCGCTTTGGAAGGCGATGGAAGCCAATGGCGACCTCTACCTCGACCGCTACGAAGGCTGGTACTCCGTCCGCGACGAAGCCTATTACGACGAGAGCGAGCTGAGCGAAGGCCCAAATGGAAATGGGGGCGACCAGAAGCTCTCGCCCCAGGGCACCCCGGTCGAATGGACGGTCGAGGAAAGCTGGTTCTTCCGCCTCTCGGCCTATCAGGACCGGCTGCTCGAACTCTATCGTTCGAACCCCGGCTTCATCGAGCCCGAGAGCCGCCGCAACGAGGTGCTGCGCTTTGTCGAAGGCGGATTGCGCGATCTCTCGGTCAGCCGCACCAGCTTCGATTGGGGGGTGAAGGTCCCGGGCGCGGAAGACCATGTGATGTATGTCTGGGTCGATGCGCTGACCAACTACCTCACCGGGCTCGGCTATCCGGAAAAGACGCCCGAGATGGCCAAGTTCTGGCCGGCAGACCTGCATCTGATCGGCAAGGACATCGTCCGCTTCCATGCTGTCTACTGGCCGGCGTTCCTGTGGAGCGCGGGGCTGGAACTGCCGAAGCAGGTGTACGGCCACGGCTTCCTGCTCAACCGCGGGCAGAAGGAATCGAAGTCGCTCGGCAATGTCACCGATCCGCTCGAACTGGCCGAACGCTACGGCGTGGACGTGCTGCGCTATTTCTTCCTGCGCGAAGTCACCTTCGGAAGCGATGGCAGCTGGTCGCAGGAGGCTATTGTTCTGCGGGCCAATTCCGAATTGGCCAACAGCTTCGGAAACCTCGGCCAGCGGGTGATGAGCTTCATCGCGAAGAACTGCGACGGCGGCTTTACCGCACTTGCCCCGGTCGAGGCGGTGGACCAGGAACTGCGCGCCAGGGTCAGCGCAGCCTGCACGAAGGAGCTGCCAGAAGCCTTTGAGAAACTGGCTTTTACTGCCGGGCTCGAGGCGTGGATGCAGGCGGTCTACGCGTGTAACGCCTATGTCGACGAGCAGGCGCCCTGGGCGCTGCGCAAGACGGACCCCGAGCGAATGCGGCGCGTATTGGCGACCTTGTGCGGCTGTATTCGCGATCTTGCGGTGGCGGTTTCGCCGGTGACGCCGAGCGCCTCGACCAAGATCCTCGATGCGCTGTGTATCCCTGCCGACAAGCGCGACTTCGCCGCACTGGCCGAGGATCCGGCGCTGCACGCGATCCGGGTCGAGAACCCGGCCCCGGTGTTCCCCCGGCTGGAACTGCCGGCCGAGGAGCCCGCCTGA
- a CDS encoding TatD family hydrolase, producing MLIDSHCHLEYEGLVEDQQGVLARARAAGVRGFLNISTRQSEWERVIGTAARESDVWASVGIHPHEADAHADLGAAVLLKAAEHPKVIGIGETGLDYYYDKSDREVQQSLFRMHIGVARETGLPIIIHTRDAEEDTAAILAEEMGKGAFPALIHCFTASAEFGRTVLDLGLTISISGIVTFKNAKDLQEVAAGLPAERMLVETDSPFLAPVPHRGRKCEPAFVADTAAFVAGLRGESIEQLGENTTRNFHALFQKAAISGEGAA from the coding sequence ATGCTGATCGATAGCCACTGCCACCTCGAATACGAAGGCCTGGTCGAAGACCAGCAGGGCGTGCTCGCACGCGCCCGTGCGGCCGGGGTGCGGGGCTTCCTCAACATCTCGACCCGCCAGAGTGAATGGGAGCGGGTCATCGGGACCGCCGCCCGCGAAAGCGACGTATGGGCGAGCGTTGGCATTCATCCGCACGAGGCGGACGCCCATGCCGACCTCGGCGCGGCGGTGCTGCTGAAGGCGGCCGAGCATCCGAAGGTGATCGGGATCGGGGAGACCGGACTCGACTATTATTACGACAAGTCGGACCGCGAAGTGCAGCAGTCGCTGTTCCGCATGCACATCGGCGTCGCGCGCGAAACCGGCCTGCCGATCATCATCCACACCCGCGATGCGGAAGAAGACACCGCCGCAATCCTGGCCGAGGAAATGGGGAAGGGCGCGTTCCCCGCGCTGATCCACTGCTTCACCGCTTCGGCGGAATTCGGGCGCACCGTGCTCGATCTCGGGCTGACGATCTCGATCTCGGGGATCGTCACGTTCAAAAACGCGAAGGATCTGCAGGAGGTCGCAGCCGGGCTGCCGGCGGAGCGGATGCTGGTCGAAACCGACAGCCCGTTCCTTGCGCCTGTGCCGCACCGCGGGCGCAAGTGCGAGCCGGCGTTCGTCGCCGATACCGCGGCCTTCGTGGCTGGCCTGCGCGGCGAAAGCATTGAACAACTGGGCGAGAATACCACGCGCAATTTTCACGCTTTGTTCCAGAAGGCGGCTATCTCTGGAGAGGGAGCTGCATGA